The Stutzerimonas stutzeri DNA window GTAGCAACCCTTCACCACCTAGGAGCCGTAACCCCCATGCTAGATGGACATGCAGAGCTGACCATGACCGTGCTGATGACGCCGGACAAAGCCAATTTCTCCGGCAACGTACATGGCGGCACGCTGCTCAAGTATCTCGACGAAGTTGCCTATGCCTGCGCCAGCCGCTATGCCGGGCAGTACGTCGTCACCCTCTCGGTGGACCAGGTGGTGTTCCGCCAGCCGGTGCATGTCGGCGAGCTGGTCACCTTCCTCGCCTCGGTCAACTACACCGGCACCACCTCGATGGAAATCGGCATCAAGGTGGTGACCGAAGACATCCGCTCGAAGACGGTGCGTCACACCAACAGCTGCTTCTTCACCATGGTCGCCCTCGGCGAGGACGGCAAACCGGTGCCGGTGCCGCCGCTGAATCCAAAGACACCCGAGCAGCAGCGCCGCTTCGCCCAGGCCTACCAGCGCCGCGAGATCCGTCGTGAGCTGGAACACCGCTACAGCGAGCTGCGTGCCGGTAACGAGCGCCTCGCTGCCGTGCAGTAATAAGCTGCATCCCGGAATCGACGTGGTCCTGGCCGGCCTGGTGGCCACGTCGCCCGTTTTGTAACAAAACCTTATACAATGCACGGCTTTCCGCACATTCCATTCAAGGACCTGCCGTGAGCGCGCTGCCCCCCTGCCCCAAATGCAACTCCG harbors:
- a CDS encoding acyl-CoA thioesterase; the protein is MLDGHAELTMTVLMTPDKANFSGNVHGGTLLKYLDEVAYACASRYAGQYVVTLSVDQVVFRQPVHVGELVTFLASVNYTGTTSMEIGIKVVTEDIRSKTVRHTNSCFFTMVALGEDGKPVPVPPLNPKTPEQQRRFAQAYQRREIRRELEHRYSELRAGNERLAAVQ